The sequence below is a genomic window from Nyctibius grandis isolate bNycGra1 chromosome 35, bNycGra1.pri, whole genome shotgun sequence.
CCCACGGGTGCTGCTCGGGCACCGGTGAACGCCCCTTCCCTTGCGCCCACTGTGGCTCCCACTACAGCCGCAGCTCCAACCTCCTCCTGCACCAGTGGGTCCACGCGCCCgagcagcacccatgggtgccactgcaggggggtgtgtggggggggacCCTGTGGGGACATGAGGGGGGACAGGACGGGTGTGGGGCCCTGCGAGGATGGGGACACCCGGCACCGCCAAGGCACAGCTGGCACCGTGATGGGACACCTGGCACCACCACGGCACATCTGGCACCACCAAGGGACAGCTGGCACCATGATGGGACACCGGGCACCACCACGGCACATCTGGCACCGCCAAGGGACAGCTAGCACCACCACGGTACGACTGACACCATGATAAGCCGGGTGCCGGCAGGTGGCCGGGGAGCTGTGGCcggggctggtgggtgctgaTAGCACCCGGCTCTTCCTGCGTGGGCAGAGCCGGCGTGGGGGCCAGGCACCCGCCTCGGGGCCACCCGGCtctcccatgggtgctgggatggACATGGGTGCACCCTGGGGTGGGCAGATGGCAGGGATGTTCCGGGCGTGGGGACACCTTGGTGACAGGGAAACCACGGGGAAACCACGGGCACTGCCACGGGGACACCTTGGACACCGGCATCTGCTGAGCATGGGTGTGGGGGGACACCCTGGGCATGGGGACACCCTAGACGctgccatggggacaccctgggcaTGGGGACACGTGGCCCTTGCTCTCCCCAAGTCCCACACatgacccccagcacccacctccccaACAAGCAGCACCCTTGGGCACCCTCCATGGGCCCTTCCTGCACCGAGACCCCAGGGACACCGGAGTCTTTGCCAGCGCCCGCTGGGGACTGTCACTGGCGGTGCCTCCTCCAGCCAAGCTttgggggtgcagggagggagcCGCTGGGTGCGTGGGGGCCCCTTTGAGTCCCATCCCCAGGGTGAGGGTGCATCCGGCACCTCCCCACCACCCACTTCCCGCAGGGTTTTATCAGTGGGGACACGCGTTGGGGACAGCTCTCTGGCACTGCAGGGACGATGTATGGCAACGTCGAGTCCAGCCAAGCCGGGCAGGGGCAAATGTGGGTGCTGGGGCCTGGCGATGGCGAAGGTAGGGagcaccccggggtgctgggtggggTGGGAGCAAGCCTGGCTGTCCCACTGTCCCTAATACACCCCCTCATGTCCCTTTTGGGGTCTCACAGTGCCGTGAGGTGTCCCCTGTCTCTGTCCCTGCTTCCCAAGAGGGGTCCCCAGGATGGGTGGTGGCACCCAGGGGGGGTTCCCCCATCCCTGGTGACTGAgggggtgtccccaggatgGACTGTGGCACCAAAGGGGATCCCCACCTTCATCCCTGGTGCCCAGTGGGGGTCCCTGGGACAAGTGGTGGCACCTAGAAGAGGATCCCCACTCCCTGGTGCCCAAGaggggtccccagggtgggtGGTGGCACCAAAGGGGGACCCCCATTTCCATCCCTGGTCCCTgaggggtgtccccagggtgggcaGTGGCACTGGGAGGGATCCCTGTCTCTGTGCCTGGTGTATGAGGGGTTCCCTGGCGTGGTCGGTGACTCCCCAGGGGAGACTCTCCCACCcccagtgtccaaggaggggGTCCCCAGGGCAGATGGTGGCACTGATGGGGACCCCCATTTCCATCCTCAGTGCCCACAGGTGATCCCTGGAGGGCTCAGAGACACCAGGGGGGGATCCCCCACCCTTGGAACCCaatgggggggtccccagggaagtggcacTGAGGGGAATCATGCTCGAGGGGTGTCCCCAAGGATCGTGGTGGCACCGGGAGGGGGAGTTTCCCCCCGCAAGTGCCGTCACcgctctctcctccccagcctgcagcgACCTGGACCCCACAGAGGAGAACCCCTATGAGCCCCTGGACTCCCCCGTGGCTGTGCCAAGCCAGAAGCATGTGCCTGACCCCCCAGGTACGGCATGGGCGAGGGCAAGAGTCTCGTCGGCAAGCCAAAACCACGCCGCAGTTAAAGGCGGTGCCACGTGGCTCTACCCGGACCGGGGACCCATCGGCACTCACTCCCCGCCCCCAGCATCAGGGCGCTGCTCCAGGGAGAAGCTGGTGCTGGTGGGTACGGCGGCCCTGGGGGTCTCGGTGCTGATGAACGTGCTCTTCCTCGCCGTCGGGTCACGGCACGGTGAGTAACCGGGGTAGCACCGGGTTCGGGGGGTCCTGTCCACCTGGGGAGGTGATGCTGGAGCTGTTGGGGGGGGCAGAGGTGTTATTGGGGTGTCGGGGGGTCTTCACTGGGGATCTGAGTGCTCAGCGCCCCTCACCAGCAGCCCCACTCCCGCCCCTGTCGTGGCAATAACCCAGGACACCCTGTGCCTTACGGTGACAGGGTGACagctgtgtgtccccccccccaccatgttccccctccccagttGCAGCCCTGACAGAGGCGCTGGAGGCAGAGAAGGCGAAGGAGGTGCCAAATGTGGGTGCGTGTCCACATCGCAGGTGTCCCCCACTTCCTCTTCCCATGGTGACACCCACAGACGTGTCCCAAATCCCCATGTGTGTTCCCAGTCCCCGTGTGCGTCCCCAATCCCCATGTGTGTACCCAGTCCCCGCACATGTCCCAATCCCCATGCGTGTCCCCAATCCCCACGAGTGTCCCCAATCCCCGTGTGTGTCCCCAGTCCCCACACATGTCCCTAATCCTCGTGCATGTCCCAAATCCCCATGCATGTCCCCAGTCCCCGTGTGTCTCCCCAGTCCCCACACATGTCCCTAATCCTCGTGCATGTCCCAAATCCCCATGCATGTCCCCAGTCCCCGTGTGTCTCCCCAGTCCCCATGCATGTCCCTAATCCCCACGCACGTCCCCAGTCCCCATCTATGTCCCCAATCCCCACGCATGTCCCCTCCCCGGCTTACCGGGAACCTCTCTGCAGCCTCCCGCTCCTTCCTGCTCTACAACGAAGACCACACCAAATGCGTCGAGGCCAGCGGGCAGCAGCTGACGGCGACGACGTGCAGGCCCACGGCCACGGCACAACGGTTCCAGTGGCTACCGGGCAGTCGGTTACGGAACTGGGCGAGCCAACGGTGTGTTACGGCAACCTCCGGACAAAACCTGGCCCTCGTGAGGTTGGAGACTTGCCGGGACGACGGCACGCTGCAGCGCTGGGAGTGCCGCGATGGTGGGCTCTTGGCGTTGGCTGGTCACGATCTCTACTTTAATTACGGCAACAACCAGAAGCAGACGGTGATGCTTTACACGGGGGATCGGGAGTGGAGCCGCTGGGTCGTCCACGGGAGCAAGGACAACGTCTGTTCCCGCTCCTGTCAGTCCTGATACCTTTATCTAAAATATTTAGGGCTTTGCTTAACCCTACACTGGCTGAAATTCAACCCGAACCTGGCACAGATAGAGCTTAAGCTTAAACTGCAACAGGGCCCTAAACGCGATCTAACCCTACATTTAGGGTGACTTAATCTAATCCTAACCGAGCCCAAACCCTAATGGGGCCT
It includes:
- the LOC137675560 gene encoding macrophage mannose receptor 1-like, producing the protein MRGDRTGVGPCEDGDTRHRQGTAGTVMGHLAPPRHIWHHQGTAGTMMGHRAPPRHIWHRQGTASTTTGFISGDTRWGQLSGTAGTMYGNVESSQAGQGQMWVLGPGDGEACSDLDPTEENPYEPLDSPVAVPSQKHVPDPPASGRCSREKLVLVGTAALGVSVLMNVLFLAVGSRHVAALTEALEAEKAKEVPNVASRSFLLYNEDHTKCVEASGQQLTATTCRPTATAQRFQWLPGSRLRNWASQRCVTATSGQNLALVRLETCRDDGTLQRWECRDGGLLALAGHDLYFNYGNNQKQTVMLYTGDREWSRWVVHGSKDNVCSRSCCPPCSKGWIYFGNSCYFYSKTASSWENAQRFCSLLGTQLLEVDGPEEKGHVQSMLQSSSWLGIRDEEIEGTWKLANGTVLPRESSLWHRNEPNGGHQENCAAVRQDGEWYDYPCTSQLPWVCEGHP